In Candidatus Hydrogenedentota bacterium, one DNA window encodes the following:
- a CDS encoding amidohydrolase family protein — protein sequence MLVDIHVHASPPRHPKVTRMNGSHYPDGETLIKIMDEAGIGKACVMAGISPECRYTVVTVDDVVGLCSKYPDRLIPFGNLDPRFLTNDSGADFASLLEAYKDMGCKGLGEYTCNLPFDDPMCMNLFEAVEASGLPLTFHIGPAMGGCYGLFDEPGLPRLEKVLNAFPKLNFLGHSQAFWAEIGTNVVEEGKRIPYPKGPVQPGRVVELFRKYPNLLGDLSAGSGYGALSRDPEFGYAFMEEFQDRLFWGTDIANVPQELPIVAYFGKLKAERLISEDAFEKITWKNANRLLGLGLE from the coding sequence ATGCTTGTCGATATTCACGTTCACGCCTCGCCGCCGCGGCACCCGAAAGTCACGCGCATGAATGGGTCGCACTATCCCGATGGGGAGACGCTCATCAAGATAATGGATGAGGCGGGGATCGGCAAGGCGTGCGTGATGGCGGGGATCAGTCCCGAATGCCGGTACACGGTGGTGACGGTCGATGACGTCGTGGGTCTCTGTTCCAAGTACCCGGACCGTCTGATTCCCTTCGGCAATCTCGATCCTCGTTTCCTGACGAACGATTCGGGGGCTGATTTCGCCAGTCTGCTCGAAGCGTATAAGGATATGGGGTGCAAAGGCCTGGGTGAATATACCTGCAACCTCCCATTTGACGATCCCATGTGCATGAACCTGTTTGAAGCGGTCGAGGCGTCGGGATTGCCGCTGACGTTTCACATCGGTCCGGCGATGGGCGGCTGCTACGGGCTGTTCGACGAACCCGGTCTTCCGCGCCTGGAAAAGGTTCTGAATGCGTTTCCCAAGCTGAATTTCCTCGGGCATTCGCAGGCGTTTTGGGCGGAAATCGGGACGAACGTGGTCGAAGAGGGCAAGCGCATTCCCTACCCCAAAGGTCCTGTACAGCCGGGCCGCGTGGTGGAACTGTTTCGGAAATACCCGAACCTTCTGGGGGACCTTTCGGCTGGAAGCGGTTATGGCGCGTTGAGCCGCGACCCCGAGTTCGGGTATGCGTTCATGGAAGAATTCCAGGACCGTCTGTTCTGGGGCACCGACATCGCCAATGTGCCGCAGGAACTGCCCATTGTCGCGTATTTCGGGAAGCTGAAAGCGGAGCGCCTCATTTCAGAGGACGCGTTCGAGAAGATTACCTGGAAGAACGCCAACCGGCTCCTGGGCCTGGGATTGGAATAG
- the cls gene encoding cardiolipin synthase → MGTILNIIAAVHEAGNWLIRIIMLLVIIRRHRPQSALVWLLVVFITPWLGLLLYALLGSNRLPNKRVEQHKRLTKRLDAARTRFSGNPGITRPQLDPAFASTVRLAQRLGHMAVLGGNNAEIICGNEDFLDRIIDDIDSARHHVHALYYIFGEDATGRRFADALIRAERRGVQCRLLVDAVGSWGMLKRTAPELARGGVEVYEALPVGLFRKGMARWDLRNHRKLLVVDGRVAYTGSHDMVDADYGTKTLQWHDLSVRLTGPVVSQLQAVFVSDWYFETDDLVENPDFFPEPRPQGNIAAQVIPSGPNFATENYQRLVVAALHGAQEQVTITTPYFIPDDSLLNALESASLRGVMVNLIVPREADQRLVGAAAQAHYEELLDWGINLYLYEPALIHAKTMSIDNAVAFVGTSNFDIRSFSLNFEINMAFYSPPFVEELRQKQERYIEASTRLSTDSWETRSAPRRIYQNLAKLFSPLL, encoded by the coding sequence GTGGGAACCATTCTCAACATAATCGCGGCAGTCCATGAAGCCGGAAACTGGCTTATTCGCATCATCATGTTGCTGGTCATCATCCGCCGCCACCGGCCGCAGTCCGCTCTGGTCTGGCTTCTCGTGGTGTTCATCACCCCGTGGCTCGGGCTCTTGCTCTACGCCCTGCTCGGTTCGAACCGGCTGCCCAACAAGCGCGTCGAACAACACAAGCGGCTCACAAAGCGGCTGGACGCCGCACGCACGCGGTTTAGCGGCAATCCCGGCATTACCCGGCCACAACTCGACCCGGCGTTCGCGTCAACGGTCCGCCTTGCCCAGCGCCTCGGCCATATGGCCGTTCTCGGCGGCAACAATGCCGAGATCATCTGCGGCAACGAGGACTTTCTCGACCGCATCATTGACGATATCGACAGTGCCCGCCACCACGTGCACGCGCTCTATTACATCTTCGGAGAAGACGCTACGGGCAGGCGCTTTGCCGACGCACTCATCCGGGCCGAACGGCGCGGTGTCCAGTGCCGGCTCCTCGTCGACGCCGTAGGCTCCTGGGGGATGCTCAAACGAACGGCCCCGGAACTCGCCCGCGGAGGCGTCGAGGTCTATGAGGCCCTCCCCGTCGGGCTGTTCCGGAAGGGTATGGCGCGCTGGGACCTTCGTAATCACCGAAAACTGCTCGTAGTGGACGGCCGTGTCGCCTACACAGGCTCCCACGACATGGTTGACGCTGATTACGGCACCAAGACCCTGCAATGGCACGACCTTTCCGTGAGGCTGACCGGCCCTGTCGTGTCGCAGCTCCAGGCCGTCTTCGTGTCGGATTGGTACTTCGAGACGGACGACCTGGTCGAAAACCCGGATTTCTTCCCGGAGCCCAGGCCGCAGGGCAACATCGCAGCCCAGGTCATCCCCAGCGGACCCAATTTTGCCACCGAAAACTATCAGCGGCTGGTCGTGGCGGCCCTCCACGGCGCTCAGGAACAGGTGACCATTACCACGCCGTACTTCATCCCGGACGATAGCCTTTTGAATGCCTTGGAAAGCGCATCGCTCCGGGGCGTCATGGTCAACCTGATCGTGCCCAGGGAAGCCGACCAGCGCCTCGTGGGCGCGGCCGCGCAGGCGCATTACGAAGAGCTGCTCGACTGGGGCATCAACCTCTATCTCTACGAACCGGCCCTCATCCACGCTAAAACAATGAGCATTGACAACGCTGTCGCTTTCGTGGGGACCAGTAATTTCGATATCCGCTCCTTTTCCCTCAATTTCGAAATCAATATGGCCTTCTATTCGCCCCCATTCGTGGAAGAACTCCGGCAGAAGCAAGAGCGCTATATCGAGGCATCCACGCGCCTCAGCACGGACAGTTGGGAAACCCGCTCCGCCCCACGGCGCATCTATCAGAACCTCGCCAAGCTTTTCAGCCCGCTGCTGTAA
- a CDS encoding MFS transporter: MSTVQQRVDETRPLSIQHQVWRWKILISTYFGYVGFYLVRKVFTICKSTLAEGEYGMGYEAVANIWTAYLVAYMLGMFVNSFVGRKWGPRILLLGGLGLSMVFNVIFGFTNSYRTFLVFMFFNGIVQAAGWPGTVGAVAEWLRKKERGTIMGLWSTNYLVGNILVKSAGGALLAHFSKTYSGVMGVRYSFLGCTLLAFGIWWLLFFWQRTKPQDVGLEPIVDVEYAADRTVDASATEHVTFMQYMKLILNPIIPMMGACYFCIKFLRYALDSWLPAFLNLQGMDVGRAAYYSTIFDFAGFFGVLVAGFALDRVFKGRWDRVCMVMSVGMTLGYAAVVTFGANPYALAFSFGLVGFMLYGPDTLFCGAGAVVVAGERNAVAVAGLVNGIGSIGPVIQEQVIGRLLEGRAPEVAVRNSNLLGLFMSILLVVFMVIIHWRVSAVKRRQLVEAGAAAQAE, translated from the coding sequence ATGTCCACTGTACAGCAACGCGTTGATGAGACCCGGCCTCTTTCAATTCAGCACCAGGTGTGGCGCTGGAAAATCCTGATCTCGACGTACTTCGGGTACGTCGGGTTTTATTTGGTGCGGAAAGTATTCACCATCTGCAAATCGACATTGGCGGAGGGCGAGTACGGGATGGGCTACGAGGCGGTCGCCAACATCTGGACGGCCTACTTGGTGGCCTATATGCTGGGGATGTTCGTCAACAGCTTTGTCGGGCGGAAATGGGGTCCGCGCATTCTGCTCTTGGGCGGGCTTGGCCTGTCGATGGTCTTCAATGTCATATTCGGTTTCACCAATTCCTATCGCACGTTCCTGGTGTTCATGTTCTTCAACGGAATTGTGCAGGCCGCGGGGTGGCCGGGGACCGTTGGCGCCGTGGCGGAATGGCTGCGCAAGAAAGAGCGCGGCACCATCATGGGCCTCTGGTCGACCAACTACCTGGTCGGAAACATTCTGGTGAAATCGGCCGGCGGGGCGTTGCTGGCTCATTTCAGCAAGACCTACAGCGGCGTGATGGGCGTGCGCTACTCGTTTCTGGGTTGCACGCTGCTGGCGTTCGGGATCTGGTGGCTGCTCTTCTTCTGGCAGCGCACCAAACCGCAGGACGTCGGGCTGGAACCGATCGTGGACGTCGAATATGCGGCGGACAGGACGGTGGACGCCAGCGCCACCGAGCATGTGACGTTCATGCAGTACATGAAACTGATCTTGAATCCGATCATCCCGATGATGGGGGCGTGCTATTTCTGCATCAAGTTTCTGCGGTACGCCCTCGATTCCTGGCTGCCGGCGTTCCTGAACCTTCAAGGCATGGATGTCGGGCGCGCGGCCTACTATTCCACCATATTCGACTTTGCCGGGTTCTTCGGGGTGCTTGTCGCCGGTTTCGCGCTGGACAGGGTGTTCAAGGGCCGCTGGGACCGCGTGTGCATGGTGATGAGCGTGGGCATGACCCTCGGCTACGCCGCCGTGGTGACGTTCGGCGCCAACCCCTATGCGCTCGCGTTTTCGTTCGGGCTGGTTGGGTTCATGCTGTACGGCCCCGACACGTTGTTTTGCGGCGCGGGCGCGGTGGTGGTTGCCGGCGAGCGCAACGCCGTGGCCGTGGCGGGTCTGGTCAATGGCATTGGCAGTATCGGCCCCGTGATACAGGAACAGGTCATAGGACGGCTCCTGGAAGGACGCGCGCCGGAAGTTGCCGTCCGCAACTCGAACCTGCTCGGGCTGTTCATGAGCATCCTGCTGGTTGTGTTCATGGTGATCATTCACTGGCGGGTGAGCGCGGTGAAGAGGAGACAATTGGTAGAGGCGGGTGCGGCGGCGCAGGCAGAGTGA
- a CDS encoding endonuclease/exonuclease/phosphatase family protein — translation MRFLLYNIRYATGSGWDYHLPFPYSGYLRHTRGNLRKIAEFVKSERPDVIGLVEVDNGSYRSEKANQAAVIANELGHTHVYESKYAQSSVLHRMPVLREQGNAFITNQTIEARDFQYFSEGMKRLVIKLEFEAFVIFLVHLSLKYRHRQYQLSSLYSMFTEVRKPMIVAGDFNAFWGHRELDLFMAASGLLNANIHAAPTFPSRRPRRQLDFILHSPAIRITNFRVSNVKYSDHMPLICDFEIGNGAA, via the coding sequence ATGCGGTTCCTTCTCTATAACATACGATACGCAACAGGGTCCGGGTGGGACTACCACTTGCCTTTTCCCTACAGCGGATATCTCCGTCACACTCGCGGCAACCTGAGAAAAATCGCCGAGTTCGTGAAATCGGAACGCCCCGACGTCATCGGCCTGGTCGAGGTCGATAACGGCTCGTATCGTTCTGAAAAGGCAAACCAGGCCGCGGTCATCGCGAACGAACTCGGTCATACTCACGTCTACGAATCAAAGTATGCACAGTCCTCCGTGTTGCACCGCATGCCCGTCCTGCGCGAGCAGGGAAACGCATTCATCACCAACCAGACCATTGAAGCCCGCGACTTCCAATATTTCTCCGAGGGCATGAAACGCCTGGTTATCAAACTCGAGTTCGAAGCGTTTGTCATCTTCCTTGTGCACCTTTCCCTGAAGTACCGTCACCGGCAGTACCAGTTGAGCAGCCTCTATTCCATGTTTACCGAAGTGCGCAAACCCATGATCGTCGCCGGCGATTTCAACGCGTTCTGGGGCCACCGGGAGTTGGACCTCTTCATGGCGGCTTCGGGTTTGCTCAACGCTAATATCCACGCGGCCCCCACGTTTCCAAGCAGAAGACCGCGCCGCCAACTGGACTTTATCCTCCACAGTCCCGCCATTCGCATCACGAATTTCCGCGTGTCCAACGTGAAATACTCCGACCACATGCCGCTGATTTGCGACTTTGAAATCGGGAACGGGGCCGCCTGA
- a CDS encoding alkaline phosphatase has protein sequence MQNRMFLALATAILAVPLTALAAADGPPKNVIVMIGDGMGLGQVTAARITKGSLHLERCTVGGFSATQSSNSLVTDSAAGGTAIATGQRTNNGMVATAPDGAELKGVLDYAEDAGKATGIVVTSAVTHATPAAFVAHADDRGQQTLIAEQLVAGGTDVILGGGWAFFAPQSEKGSKRKDDKNLVAELSKRMPVALTAEQLRALGDVDAFAGLLAPEHLMWAEERDPSLPEMVTMAIKALSKDPDGFALMVEGSHIDWAASANQENHVLGEMTDFDEAIGAALDFAQADGNTLVVVTSDHDTGAYAVLDGSLADRTITKSAFASKGHTPALVPVFAYGPGAEVFGGILDNEKIGKALVGYMQQAAAPAKEEATP, from the coding sequence ATGCAGAATCGTATGTTTCTCGCCCTTGCAACCGCTATTCTCGCAGTCCCCTTGACCGCCCTGGCGGCCGCCGATGGGCCGCCGAAGAACGTCATCGTCATGATTGGCGACGGGATGGGCCTCGGGCAGGTCACCGCGGCGCGAATCACCAAAGGCAGCCTCCATCTCGAGCGATGCACCGTTGGGGGCTTCTCCGCGACTCAGTCCAGCAACAGCCTGGTCACCGATTCCGCCGCTGGCGGCACCGCCATTGCCACCGGACAGCGCACCAACAACGGCATGGTCGCGACGGCCCCGGATGGCGCCGAACTCAAGGGCGTACTCGACTATGCGGAAGATGCCGGGAAGGCAACGGGCATTGTGGTCACCAGCGCGGTAACCCACGCCACCCCTGCGGCCTTCGTCGCCCACGCCGACGACCGCGGCCAACAAACCCTGATTGCCGAGCAGCTCGTCGCAGGCGGCACCGACGTCATACTCGGCGGAGGGTGGGCATTCTTCGCGCCCCAGTCCGAGAAAGGCAGCAAACGCAAGGACGACAAGAACCTGGTCGCCGAATTGAGCAAGCGCATGCCTGTCGCACTGACGGCCGAACAGCTGCGCGCACTGGGCGACGTTGACGCCTTCGCGGGTCTGCTGGCGCCCGAGCACCTCATGTGGGCCGAAGAACGCGACCCCTCCCTGCCGGAGATGGTCACGATGGCCATCAAGGCCCTGTCCAAAGATCCCGACGGCTTTGCCCTCATGGTCGAGGGTTCGCACATCGATTGGGCCGCTAGCGCTAACCAGGAGAACCACGTCCTCGGCGAAATGACCGATTTCGACGAAGCCATCGGCGCCGCGCTGGATTTTGCCCAGGCCGACGGCAACACCCTGGTCGTGGTCACGTCCGACCACGACACCGGCGCGTACGCCGTTCTAGATGGCTCCCTCGCAGACAGGACCATTACCAAATCGGCCTTTGCCAGCAAGGGGCACACGCCCGCCCTGGTGCCCGTGTTCGCCTACGGGCCAGGGGCCGAAGTATTTGGCGGCATCCTCGACAATGAAAAGATAGGCAAAGCGCTCGTCGGATACATGCAGCAGGCGGCGGCGCCCGCCAAAGAGGAGGCCACCCCGTAA
- a CDS encoding metallophosphoesterase, translating into MPNIRLRRKLVLLGVAIFVLAGGAVFGWWAMGSPGDLELLRPYAAKYNYSQLLANLQARGPAPDTFSFVVFGDSRNNTFVASKVFEQAAKENPAIMFHTGDLIRGGTVAEYLENFLPLLEISGPVPVFCVPGNHERGERRDFAAYDAIYGGDRFSFDYGSCRFMGFNASEIVRVSSDDLEFLDRELSKPGVQYKFVFFHIPPAYFEEVAIGDEDPRGFTWKASAFRALLAKHKVNEVYMGHIHGYASAVIDGVRYTLSAGAGAPLSDRLPEEARIYHLLVVHVSPGGLSQELVHLVPGTLDWTRRTIY; encoded by the coding sequence GTGCCAAACATCCGCCTACGACGAAAACTGGTACTACTCGGCGTGGCAATCTTCGTCCTCGCCGGGGGGGCCGTGTTTGGCTGGTGGGCCATGGGCTCGCCGGGCGATCTCGAGCTGTTGCGGCCGTATGCCGCCAAATACAACTACAGCCAACTGCTCGCAAACCTCCAGGCGCGAGGCCCCGCCCCTGACACGTTCTCTTTCGTGGTTTTCGGAGATTCCCGCAACAACACATTCGTAGCATCCAAGGTCTTCGAGCAGGCCGCCAAAGAGAATCCCGCTATCATGTTTCACACGGGCGACCTGATACGCGGAGGAACGGTGGCGGAGTACCTCGAGAACTTCTTGCCGTTGCTCGAGATCAGCGGCCCTGTGCCGGTGTTCTGCGTGCCCGGCAACCACGAGCGCGGCGAACGGCGCGATTTCGCCGCCTATGACGCGATCTACGGCGGTGACCGGTTCTCATTCGATTACGGCTCGTGCCGGTTCATGGGGTTCAACGCCAGCGAGATCGTCCGGGTCAGTAGCGATGACCTCGAATTCCTCGACCGCGAACTCTCAAAACCCGGCGTGCAGTACAAGTTCGTCTTTTTCCATATTCCACCGGCATATTTCGAGGAGGTGGCCATCGGAGACGAGGACCCTCGCGGATTCACCTGGAAGGCCTCCGCGTTTCGTGCGCTTCTGGCCAAACACAAGGTAAACGAAGTGTACATGGGCCACATCCACGGGTATGCGTCAGCCGTTATCGACGGCGTGCGGTACACGCTTTCAGCCGGGGCCGGCGCCCCCCTGAGCGACCGGCTTCCCGAGGAGGCGCGCATCTACCACCTGCTGGTTGTGCACGTCTCGCCCGGCGGACTCTCTCAGGAACTGGTCCACCTCGTGCCGGGTACGCTTGACTGGACCCGGAGAACTATCTACTGA